From the genome of Dehalococcoidia bacterium:
TGCTGTGCGATCTGCCCTACGGTTGAGGAAAGACCGCCTGCAAGTGGGATACCATCATCCCGTTTGAACCGTTGTGGGTACAGTACAAGCGGATTATCAAGGACAACGGGGCGATAGTGTTGACGGCAAGCCAGCCATTCACGAGTGCATTAGTGATGAGTAATCCGAAATGGTTTAAGCATTGCTGGACATGGATCAAAGACAAACCGGTTGGCCATTTGGTTGCCAAAAAACGACCGATGCAGGCAACCGAAGATGTTATTGTATTTTCTAATGGTCACTGTCCCTATAACCCGATAATGATTCTTTTGGATAAACCGTATTACGGGGAAATAGAGACAAAACGCAGCGAACTGTGCGGAGGAAATCAGGGCGTTCAATTGAAGAAACTTTATACCCATAAATATCCAACAACAATTCTTCGTTTTACAGGGGTTTCTCATAGTAAAAATGTTCATCCCACCCAAAAACCAGTTGCCCTCTTTGAATATCTTATCCGTACCTATACCAATGAGACTGACACAGTGTTGGATAACTGCGCCGGGAGCGGGACTACAGGGGTTGCTTGCATTAAC
Proteins encoded in this window:
- a CDS encoding site-specific DNA-methyltransferase, translating into MWVQYKRIIKDNGAIVLTASQPFTSALVMSNPKWFKHCWTWIKDKPVGHLVAKKRPMQATEDVIVFSNGHCPYNPIMILLDKPYYGEIETKRSELCGGNQGVQLKKLYTHKYPTTILRFTGVSHSKNVHPTQKPVALFEYLIRTYTNETDTVLDNCAGSGTTGVACIN